One window of the Mesorhizobium shangrilense genome contains the following:
- a CDS encoding acetyl-CoA carboxylase carboxyltransferase subunit alpha — MYNYLDFEKPVQDLEGKILELKKLAENGEAVDVGDEISRLEKRSRDALRDAYKALTPWQKVQVARHPDRPHCVDYIKGLFTDFTPLAGDRNFGEDQAIVGGFARFRGEPVAIIGQEKGSDTASRLKHNFGSVRPEGYRKAVRLMKLADRFNIPLLTLVDTAGAYPGVNAEERGQAEAIARSTSTCLGLKVPSISVVIGEGGSGGAIAIATANRVYMLEHAIYSVISPEGAASILWRDTTRSKDAATNMKITAQDLLELKVIDAIIPEPLGGAHRGADTVIAATGDLIAKTMKEFSGANTDFREQRREKYLAMGRSL, encoded by the coding sequence ATGTACAATTACCTCGATTTCGAAAAACCGGTTCAGGACCTTGAGGGCAAGATCCTCGAGCTGAAGAAGCTTGCCGAGAACGGCGAGGCCGTCGATGTCGGCGACGAGATCAGCCGCCTAGAGAAGCGTTCGCGCGATGCGCTGCGCGATGCCTACAAGGCGCTGACGCCATGGCAGAAGGTGCAGGTGGCGCGCCATCCCGACAGGCCGCACTGCGTCGACTACATCAAGGGACTGTTCACCGATTTCACGCCGCTGGCCGGCGATCGCAATTTCGGCGAGGATCAGGCGATCGTCGGCGGTTTCGCGCGTTTCCGCGGCGAGCCGGTGGCGATCATCGGGCAGGAGAAGGGCTCCGACACGGCCAGCCGCCTGAAGCACAATTTCGGATCGGTGCGCCCGGAGGGTTACCGTAAGGCGGTGCGGCTGATGAAGCTGGCCGACCGCTTCAATATCCCGTTGCTGACGTTGGTCGACACGGCGGGCGCCTATCCCGGTGTCAACGCGGAAGAGCGCGGTCAGGCGGAAGCTATCGCTCGTTCAACCTCGACCTGTCTCGGCCTGAAAGTACCGTCGATCTCGGTGGTCATCGGCGAAGGTGGCTCGGGCGGCGCCATCGCGATCGCCACCGCCAACCGCGTCTACATGCTTGAACACGCCATCTATTCGGTGATCTCGCCCGAGGGTGCGGCTTCGATCCTGTGGCGCGACACGACCAGGTCGAAGGACGCGGCGACCAACATGAAGATCACCGCGCAGGATCTCCTTGAACTGAAAGTCATCGACGCCATCATCCCCGAGCCGCTCGGCGGCGCCCATCGGGGCGCCGACACGGTGATTGCCGCCACCGGCGACCTCATCGCCAAGACGATGAAGGAATTTTCCGGCGCCAACACGGATTTCCGCGAGCAACGCCGCGAGAAATACCTGGCGATGGGCCGCAGCCTGTAG
- a CDS encoding site-specific tyrosine recombinase XerD has product MNSAARIEAFLEMMSAERGAAENTLSSYRRDLEDASQEIKGGLAGAASDDIRAYLDEIAARGFAATSQARKLSAIRQFFKFLYAEGLRGDDPTGTLDSPKKGRPLPKTMSEADTGRLIDRAAAEAGDASLSNSDSLAALRLHALVEVLYATGLRVSELVGLPVTVAQRDDRFFMVRGKGDKERMVPLSVKARVAMRAWLTARATVPAFANSPFLFPAASDSGFLSRQVFARDLKGLAARAGIAAARISPHVLRHAFASHLLQNGADLRAVQQLLGHADISTTQIYTHVLEERLVRLVNDHHPLAD; this is encoded by the coding sequence ATGAACAGCGCCGCCCGCATCGAAGCCTTCCTGGAAATGATGAGCGCCGAGCGGGGCGCTGCCGAAAACACGCTGTCTTCCTATCGTCGCGACCTCGAAGACGCTTCGCAGGAGATCAAGGGCGGACTTGCAGGCGCCGCCTCCGACGATATCCGCGCCTATCTCGATGAGATCGCCGCGCGCGGCTTCGCTGCCACCTCGCAGGCGCGCAAACTGTCGGCCATCCGGCAATTCTTCAAGTTCCTCTATGCCGAGGGCCTGCGCGGCGACGATCCGACCGGCACGCTGGACAGTCCGAAGAAGGGCCGGCCGCTGCCAAAGACGATGAGCGAGGCTGATACCGGCAGGCTCATCGACCGTGCCGCGGCCGAAGCCGGCGACGCCTCATTGAGCAACAGCGACAGCCTCGCGGCCTTGCGCCTGCACGCGCTGGTCGAAGTGCTCTATGCCACGGGTCTGCGCGTTTCCGAACTTGTCGGCCTGCCGGTGACGGTGGCGCAGCGCGACGACCGCTTCTTCATGGTGCGCGGCAAGGGCGACAAGGAGCGCATGGTGCCGCTCTCGGTCAAGGCGCGCGTCGCGATGCGGGCATGGCTCACCGCCCGGGCGACGGTGCCGGCCTTCGCCAACAGCCCGTTCCTGTTTCCGGCCGCGTCCGACAGCGGCTTTCTCTCCCGCCAGGTTTTTGCCCGCGATCTGAAGGGGCTGGCGGCCAGGGCCGGTATCGCGGCCGCCAGGATATCGCCGCACGTGCTGCGCCATGCCTTTGCCAGCCACCTCCTGCAGAACGGCGCCGACCTGCGCGCCGTGCAGCAATTGCTTGGCCACGCCGACATTTCAACCACCCAGATTTACACCCATGTGCTGGAGGAACGGCTGGTGCGGCTGGTCAACGATCATCATCCGCTTGCCGACTAG
- a CDS encoding histidine kinase: protein MPTLFRFVVTTAILAGIAYGTMFALAMFVEPKKAEMSVRIPPEKLNPKKS, encoded by the coding sequence ATGCCGACACTGTTCCGCTTTGTCGTGACAACAGCGATTCTGGCCGGCATTGCCTATGGCACGATGTTCGCGCTGGCCATGTTCGTCGAGCCGAAAAAGGCGGAGATGAGCGTGCGCATCCCGCCGGAAAAGCTCAATCCCAAGAAAAGCTGA
- a CDS encoding shikimate kinase: protein MNALPANPPGESHAALLGRLGNRSIVFVGLMGAGKTAIGRKVATMLSLPFLDSDHEIESVSRMTVPELFERYGETEFRALEQRVILRVLENGPQVLSTGGGAFMNPQTREAIAAHGISVWLKAELDLLMERVSKKQNRPLLKSADPRAVLERLMAERYPVYATADLTVPTRDDRKEVIAAEVVNALCSHLGVAETATTGEVES from the coding sequence ATGAACGCGCTACCAGCAAATCCTCCTGGCGAGAGCCATGCCGCGCTGCTCGGTCGGCTGGGCAACCGTTCCATCGTCTTTGTCGGCTTGATGGGCGCGGGCAAGACCGCGATCGGCCGCAAGGTGGCGACGATGCTGTCGCTGCCCTTTCTCGACAGTGATCATGAGATCGAAAGCGTCTCGCGCATGACCGTTCCGGAACTGTTCGAGCGCTATGGCGAAACCGAGTTCCGGGCGCTTGAACAACGGGTCATCCTGCGCGTGCTGGAGAATGGCCCGCAGGTGCTGTCGACCGGCGGCGGCGCCTTCATGAACCCGCAGACGCGCGAGGCCATTGCCGCTCACGGCATCTCGGTGTGGCTGAAGGCGGAGCTCGACCTGTTGATGGAACGGGTGTCCAAGAAGCAGAACCGGCCGCTTTTGAAAAGCGCCGATCCTCGTGCAGTGCTGGAACGGCTGATGGCCGAGCGCTATCCGGTCTATGCGACAGCCGATCTCACCGTGCCGACCCGCGACGACCGCAAGGAGGTCATCGCGGCCGAGGTGGTGAACGCGCTTTGCAGCCATCTCGGCGTTGCCGAAACCGCCACGACTGGTGAGGTGGAGTCATGA
- the aroB gene encoding 3-dehydroquinate synthase — MSEVTPVTVKVGLGDRTYDILIGPGLLSRAGSEISLRLPGTRAAVVTDDNVAAAHLETLKAGLAKGGIKPAVITMPPGEKTKSFAHLEEVVDGVLAARLERGDVVIALGGGVIGDLTGFAAGIVRRGMNFVQIPTSLLAQVDSSVGGKTGINSPRGKNLVGVFLQPKLVLADTEVLDTLPIREFRAGYAELAKYGLIDRPDFFAWLEQNWSKVFAGGPERVEAIAEACRAKADVVARDEFETGDRALLNLGHTFGHALEAATQYDGARLVHGEGVAIGMALAHRFSSRLNLASPDDAARVEAHLRTVGLPWRMADIPGELPDAEMLLSFITQDKKVSRGALTFILTRGIGQSFIAKDVPASEVLSFLKENHPGQQGRRGQQGSCPG, encoded by the coding sequence ATGAGCGAGGTTACACCCGTCACCGTGAAAGTCGGGCTTGGCGACCGGACCTACGACATTTTGATCGGCCCCGGCCTGTTGTCGCGCGCCGGCAGCGAGATCTCACTGCGCCTGCCGGGCACGCGCGCCGCTGTCGTCACCGACGACAATGTCGCGGCCGCGCATCTCGAGACATTGAAGGCCGGGCTTGCGAAGGGCGGCATCAAGCCCGCCGTTATCACTATGCCGCCGGGCGAAAAGACCAAGAGCTTTGCGCATCTCGAAGAGGTCGTTGACGGCGTGCTGGCGGCCAGACTGGAGCGCGGCGATGTCGTCATCGCGCTCGGCGGCGGCGTCATCGGCGACCTCACCGGCTTTGCCGCCGGTATCGTGCGTCGTGGCATGAATTTCGTGCAGATACCAACCTCGCTGCTGGCGCAGGTCGATTCCTCGGTCGGCGGCAAGACCGGCATCAACAGCCCGCGCGGCAAGAATCTCGTCGGCGTCTTCCTTCAGCCCAAGCTGGTGCTTGCCGATACCGAAGTGCTCGACACGTTGCCGATCCGCGAATTCCGCGCCGGTTATGCCGAGCTCGCCAAATACGGGCTCATCGACCGTCCTGATTTCTTCGCCTGGCTGGAGCAGAACTGGTCAAAAGTCTTCGCCGGCGGGCCGGAGCGGGTCGAGGCCATCGCCGAGGCCTGCCGCGCCAAGGCCGATGTCGTCGCCCGCGACGAGTTCGAGACCGGCGACCGGGCGCTGCTCAATCTTGGCCATACCTTTGGCCATGCGCTTGAGGCCGCCACGCAGTATGACGGCGCCCGCCTCGTCCATGGCGAGGGCGTCGCCATCGGCATGGCGCTGGCACATCGCTTTTCGTCACGGCTCAACCTGGCCAGTCCCGATGACGCGGCGCGGGTCGAGGCGCATCTGCGCACCGTCGGGCTGCCCTGGCGCATGGCCGATATTCCCGGCGAGTTGCCGGACGCCGAGATGCTGCTGTCCTTCATCACCCAGGACAAGAAGGTGTCGCGCGGCGCGCTGACTTTCATCCTGACGCGTGGCATCGGCCAGTCCTTCATCGCCAAGGACGTGCCGGCGTCCGAAGTGCTGTCCTTCCTGAAAGAGAACCATCCGGGCCAGCAGGGCCGTAGGGGCCAGCAAGGAAGCTGTCCGGGATGA
- a CDS encoding HlyC/CorC family transporter: MNETGWIVVAVLAGLILLACIFRTRLLAIFGYELLRIEPHRSSEAELRGAVDDFRRDGQVVREDRDRVGGLFDLAELEVSDIMVHRTNMRSVNADNPPEAVVREILQSPHTRMPLWKGSLDNIVGVLHAKDLLRALNDVGNDFSRIDVMKIASKPWFVPDTTTLQEQLNAFLRRKAHFAVVVDEYGEVEGLVTLEDIIEEIVGEIADEHDVDIQGVKQEADGSVVVDGTVPIRDLNRALDWNLPDEEATTIAGLVIHETQSIPDEKQAFTFHGKRFIVMKRDKNRIARLRIRPVA, encoded by the coding sequence ATGAACGAGACCGGCTGGATCGTCGTCGCTGTCCTTGCCGGCCTCATCCTTTTGGCCTGCATCTTTCGCACGCGTCTGCTTGCCATCTTCGGATATGAATTGCTGCGCATCGAGCCACATCGCTCGAGCGAGGCCGAATTGCGCGGCGCGGTCGACGATTTCCGGCGTGACGGCCAGGTGGTCCGGGAAGACCGCGACCGTGTCGGCGGCCTGTTCGACCTCGCCGAGCTCGAAGTGTCGGATATCATGGTCCATCGCACCAATATGCGTTCGGTCAATGCCGACAATCCGCCGGAAGCGGTGGTGCGCGAGATCCTGCAGAGCCCGCACACCCGCATGCCCTTGTGGAAGGGGTCGCTCGACAACATCGTGGGCGTGCTGCACGCCAAGGACCTGCTGCGGGCACTGAACGATGTCGGCAACGATTTCTCGCGGATCGACGTGATGAAGATCGCCTCGAAACCCTGGTTCGTGCCGGACACCACGACCTTGCAGGAACAGCTCAACGCCTTCCTGCGCCGCAAGGCGCATTTCGCTGTCGTCGTTGACGAATATGGCGAGGTCGAAGGGCTGGTGACGCTGGAGGACATCATCGAGGAGATCGTCGGCGAGATCGCTGACGAGCACGATGTCGATATCCAGGGCGTCAAGCAGGAGGCCGATGGCTCGGTGGTCGTCGACGGCACCGTGCCGATCCGCGATCTCAACCGGGCGCTCGACTGGAACCTGCCGGACGAGGAAGCCACGACCATCGCCGGCCTTGTGATCCATGAGACGCAGTCGATCCCGGACGAGAAGCAGGCTTTTACGTTCCACGGCAAGCGCTTCATCGTCATGAAGCGCGACAAGAACCGTATCGCCAGGCTGAGGATCAGGCCGGTCGCATAA
- a CDS encoding alpha/beta hydrolase produces the protein MIDRRTLLLASMTTLLPVRAFAALGKPSPTPQTFDYGPAKLDIYAPDGARGLPVVFFVHGGTWEFGKRSQVHDKPAFLLANGFCFVSIDYRMLPDADVATQAGDVEKAYAYVRANIAEHGGDPNRIVAMGHSAGCHLIALTGMRGGLLGVAALLLDDTRAYDLAALSKNGGMVRAYARVFSDPAQWVALSPATYVDGRKHPPTFIAYSGASGRGEDSRAFADRLRATGTKVTLFDGSAYTHMSINSDFGKDGDALTAAALAFLKSTVG, from the coding sequence ATGATCGACAGGCGAACGCTGCTTTTGGCTTCGATGACGACGCTGCTGCCGGTTAGAGCGTTCGCTGCCCTGGGCAAACCGTCTCCAACCCCACAGACCTTCGACTATGGGCCGGCAAAGCTCGACATCTATGCACCCGATGGCGCGCGCGGCCTGCCTGTGGTGTTTTTCGTCCATGGCGGCACCTGGGAATTCGGCAAGCGCTCACAAGTTCATGACAAGCCCGCCTTCCTGCTCGCCAACGGCTTTTGCTTCGTGTCGATCGACTACCGCATGCTGCCGGACGCCGACGTGGCCACCCAGGCTGGCGATGTCGAGAAGGCCTATGCCTATGTGCGGGCCAACATCGCCGAGCATGGCGGCGATCCGAACCGCATCGTGGCGATGGGCCATTCGGCCGGGTGCCATCTCATTGCCTTGACCGGCATGCGCGGCGGCCTGCTTGGCGTCGCGGCGCTGCTTCTCGATGATACAAGGGCCTATGACCTCGCGGCACTTTCCAAGAATGGCGGCATGGTGCGGGCCTATGCCCGTGTCTTTTCCGATCCGGCGCAATGGGTAGCACTGTCGCCGGCCACCTATGTCGACGGTCGCAAGCATCCGCCGACATTCATAGCCTATTCGGGGGCGTCGGGGCGCGGCGAGGACTCCAGGGCCTTCGCGGATCGGCTGCGGGCCACGGGCACCAAGGTCACGCTGTTCGATGGCAGCGCCTATACGCACATGTCGATCAACAGCGATTTCGGCAAGGACGGCGACGCGCTGACGGCCGCCGCGCTGGCGTTCCTGAAATCGACGGTGGGGTGA
- a CDS encoding acetolactate synthase large subunit: protein MNGADVLCDVLLANDVNVCFANPGTSEMHFVAALDRKPEMRCVLGLFEGVVTGAADGYARMTDRPAATLLHTGPGLANGLANMHNARRAKTPMINIVGDHASYHLPLDAPLTSDIEGLAAPMSKWVRRIEGPADVQPATEAAFRASLTPPGVTTLILPADAAWGGASPASPGRVVLPPPPVADLDVVRKVADAIRAAPGRVGMIVSGRAARADALEIAGQISAAGDVRLFSEVLIARMQRGRGRAAPTRIPYPVDAAIAVLKDIDVLVLVGAREPVAFFAYPGKPGRLVREGCQVLTLAAHGEDLHAALEALRDELGVKPSQQTVFATAFPDESTPSGKLTDDAIALSVARKLPADAIVCDEAVTSARRFFALSAFAAPHDYMMGTGGSIGGGIPMATGAAVACPHRKVINLEADGSGMYTVQGLWTQARENLDVVTIVFSNRTYAILHGEMRNVGVNAIGENARRMLDLDHPALDWVCLAKGMGVEAARADTCERFDALLDSALSRRGPFLIEAVI from the coding sequence ATGAATGGTGCCGATGTCCTGTGTGACGTGCTGCTGGCGAACGATGTGAATGTCTGCTTCGCCAACCCCGGCACTTCGGAAATGCATTTTGTCGCGGCGCTCGACCGCAAGCCGGAGATGCGCTGCGTGCTTGGCCTGTTCGAGGGCGTGGTGACAGGTGCCGCCGACGGCTATGCGCGCATGACCGACCGTCCCGCCGCGACACTGCTGCATACCGGTCCGGGCTTGGCCAATGGTCTCGCCAACATGCACAACGCCCGGCGCGCAAAGACGCCGATGATCAACATTGTCGGCGACCATGCGTCCTATCATCTGCCGCTCGATGCCCCGCTCACCAGCGATATAGAGGGTCTTGCGGCGCCGATGTCCAAATGGGTTCGCCGCATCGAGGGGCCAGCCGATGTCCAGCCGGCGACGGAGGCGGCTTTTCGCGCCTCGCTCACGCCGCCGGGCGTCACGACGCTGATCCTGCCCGCGGACGCAGCCTGGGGCGGCGCCAGCCCGGCTTCGCCGGGCCGTGTCGTCCTGCCGCCGCCGCCAGTTGCAGACTTGGACGTGGTGCGAAAGGTTGCCGATGCTATCCGTGCCGCTCCGGGCCGTGTCGGCATGATCGTTAGCGGGCGCGCGGCGCGGGCCGATGCGCTTGAAATCGCCGGCCAGATATCGGCAGCCGGTGACGTCCGTCTGTTCAGCGAGGTTCTGATCGCGCGGATGCAACGTGGCCGCGGGCGTGCGGCGCCGACACGCATCCCTTATCCGGTCGATGCCGCGATCGCGGTGCTCAAGGATATCGACGTGCTGGTGCTGGTCGGGGCAAGAGAGCCGGTCGCTTTCTTCGCCTATCCGGGAAAGCCGGGCCGGCTCGTGCGTGAAGGCTGCCAGGTGCTGACGCTGGCCGCCCATGGCGAAGACCTGCATGCGGCGCTGGAAGCGCTTCGCGACGAGCTTGGCGTGAAACCGTCGCAGCAGACGGTGTTCGCAACCGCCTTTCCTGACGAATCAACGCCGAGCGGCAAGCTGACGGACGATGCCATCGCGTTGTCGGTGGCGCGAAAGCTTCCCGCGGATGCGATCGTCTGCGACGAAGCGGTCACCTCGGCACGGCGCTTCTTCGCCCTGTCCGCCTTTGCCGCGCCGCATGACTACATGATGGGCACCGGCGGATCGATCGGCGGCGGGATTCCGATGGCGACCGGAGCGGCGGTCGCCTGTCCCCATCGCAAGGTGATCAATCTCGAAGCCGATGGCAGCGGCATGTACACGGTGCAGGGATTGTGGACGCAGGCACGGGAAAATCTCGACGTGGTGACGATCGTGTTCTCCAACCGGACCTACGCGATCCTGCATGGCGAGATGCGCAATGTCGGCGTGAATGCGATCGGCGAGAATGCCAGGCGCATGCTCGACCTCGACCATCCCGCGCTGGACTGGGTTTGCCTGGCCAAAGGCATGGGCGTGGAAGCGGCACGAGCCGATACCTGCGAGCGGTTCGACGCGCTGCTGGACAGCGCTCTGTCCAGGCGTGGGCCGTTTCTCATCGAAGCGGTGATCTGA
- a CDS encoding BolA family protein translates to MSIQATMEDKLKKAFSPERLVIINESHLHAGHHHQDSDHHGTYDGTGETHFRVRIVSPSFTGMSRIDRHRSVNELLADELKAGVHALAIEPAAPGEATRW, encoded by the coding sequence ATGTCCATACAGGCAACGATGGAAGACAAGCTGAAGAAGGCGTTTTCGCCGGAACGGCTGGTCATCATCAACGAAAGCCACCTCCATGCCGGCCACCATCACCAGGACTCCGACCACCACGGCACCTATGACGGCACCGGCGAGACACATTTCCGCGTCCGCATCGTCTCGCCAAGTTTTACCGGCATGAGCCGCATCGACCGCCACCGTTCCGTCAACGAATTGTTGGCCGACGAGCTGAAAGCCGGCGTGCATGCGCTGGCAATCGAGCCGGCGGCGCCCGGTGAAGCGACGCGCTGGTAG
- a CDS encoding J domain-containing protein: MGEMKPYPKYFEKIRVRPDKDAEVKSHSPICQWDGCKEAGTHRAPVGRMKEGEYFRFCIDHVREYNKGFNYFSGVPDTEVARFQKEAMTGHRPTWKMGANGASTRSSPDMAQLRSGRAGYYNRMRDPFDLFKGPKDPREARERKAKPLEAKALETLGLDTKATGKDIKARYKELVKLHHPDANGGDRGSEDRFRDVLQAYRVLKQAGLC; this comes from the coding sequence ATGGGTGAGATGAAGCCGTACCCCAAATATTTCGAAAAGATTCGCGTCCGCCCCGACAAGGATGCGGAGGTGAAATCGCATTCGCCGATCTGCCAGTGGGATGGCTGCAAGGAGGCGGGCACGCATCGCGCGCCCGTCGGGCGCATGAAGGAGGGCGAGTATTTCCGCTTCTGCATCGATCATGTGCGCGAGTACAACAAGGGGTTCAACTATTTCTCCGGCGTGCCGGACACCGAGGTCGCGCGCTTCCAGAAGGAAGCGATGACCGGCCATCGCCCGACCTGGAAGATGGGGGCAAACGGCGCCTCGACGCGTTCGTCGCCCGATATGGCCCAGTTGCGTTCCGGCCGCGCCGGCTACTACAACCGCATGCGCGACCCGTTCGACCTGTTCAAGGGCCCGAAGGATCCACGCGAGGCGCGCGAGCGCAAGGCCAAGCCGCTTGAGGCCAAGGCGCTGGAAACGCTTGGCCTTGATACAAAGGCGACTGGCAAGGATATCAAGGCGCGCTATAAGGAACTGGTGAAACTCCACCATCCGGATGCGAATGGTGGCGACAGAGGTTCGGAAGACCGGTTCCGCGATGTGCTTCAGGCCTATCGCGTGCTCAAGCAGGCGGGCCTGTGCTGA
- the cobS gene encoding cobaltochelatase subunit CobS, with the protein MNKVDRDIANLPDTTVSVKEKFGFESKMVVPAYSVTSEHVPDIDPDYLFDKATTMAILAGFAYNRRVMVSGYHGTGKSTHIEQVAARLNWPCVRVNLDSHVSRIDLVGKDAIVVKDGLQITEFRDGILPWAYQHNVALCFDEYDAGRPDVMFVIQRVLESSGRLTLLDQSRVIRPHPAFRLFSTANTVGLGDTTGLYHGTQQINQAQMDRWSIVTTLNYLPHDNEVNIVLAKAKHYRDGKGKDIVNKMVRVADMTRSAFINGDLSTVMSPRTVITWAENAEIFGDIGMAFRLTFLNKCDELERSVVAEFYQRAFGQDLPESAANVVLG; encoded by the coding sequence ATGAACAAGGTCGATCGCGACATCGCCAACCTGCCCGATACCACCGTGTCGGTGAAGGAAAAATTCGGTTTCGAGTCCAAGATGGTGGTGCCGGCCTATTCGGTGACATCAGAACATGTGCCCGACATCGATCCGGACTATCTATTCGACAAGGCGACGACGATGGCGATCCTCGCCGGCTTCGCCTACAACCGCCGCGTCATGGTGTCGGGCTATCACGGCACCGGCAAGTCGACCCATATCGAGCAGGTCGCCGCCCGCCTCAACTGGCCCTGCGTGCGCGTCAATCTCGACAGCCATGTCAGCCGTATCGATCTCGTCGGCAAGGACGCGATCGTCGTCAAGGACGGCTTGCAGATCACCGAATTCCGCGATGGCATCCTGCCCTGGGCCTACCAGCACAATGTCGCGCTCTGCTTCGACGAGTATGACGCCGGCCGTCCGGACGTGATGTTCGTCATCCAGCGCGTGCTGGAATCGTCGGGCCGGCTGACGCTGCTCGACCAGAGCCGTGTCATTCGTCCGCATCCAGCCTTCCGCCTGTTCTCGACCGCCAACACGGTTGGGCTCGGCGATACCACTGGCCTCTATCACGGCACGCAACAGATCAACCAGGCGCAGATGGACCGCTGGTCGATCGTCACCACGCTGAACTACCTGCCGCACGACAATGAAGTGAACATCGTGCTGGCCAAGGCCAAGCACTATCGCGACGGCAAGGGCAAGGACATCGTAAACAAGATGGTGCGCGTCGCGGACATGACGCGTTCGGCCTTCATCAATGGCGATCTGTCGACCGTGATGAGCCCGCGTACGGTGATCACCTGGGCCGAGAATGCCGAGATCTTCGGCGATATCGGCATGGCGTTCCGGCTCACCTTCCTCAACAAATGCGACGAGCTCGAGCGCTCGGTGGTTGCCGAGTTCTACCAGCGCGCCTTCGGCCAGGATCTGCCGGAAAGCGCTGCCAACGTCGTGCTGGGGTGA